A genomic window from Clostridium cylindrosporum DSM 605 includes:
- a CDS encoding adenylosuccinate synthase → MSGLVVIGAQWGDEGKGKITDFLASGAELVIRYQGGNNAGHTVEVGDKSYKLHLIPSGIINEDCLCIIGDGVVIDPKAFIDETEYLEREGLRVTPSKLAISDRSHIIMPYHKVLDGISEEKRGSQSIGTTKKGIGPCYMDKHERSGIRVCDLLKPEVFKEKLKASLEIKNSIIKNIYGGEELDFNEIYNTYMEYAKILVPFVRDTTVEVYKGIKSGKKVLFEGAQGTLLDVDYGTYPYVTSSHPISGGVCVGAGVGPTAIKSAVGVCKAYTTRVGEGPFPTELLDEMGEHIREKGFEYGTTTGRSRRCGWLDLIILQYAVRISSLTSLAITKLDTLAGIDTLKVCVGYELNGTMIDYFPASLEDLAQCKPVYKEFKGWDSSVAKAKSYNELPKNAKIYLKFIEEFTGCKISIVSVGPNREETILVDESL, encoded by the coding sequence ATGTCAGGATTAGTAGTTATAGGAGCTCAATGGGGAGATGAAGGTAAGGGGAAGATTACTGACTTTCTTGCAAGTGGTGCAGAATTAGTTATTAGATATCAAGGTGGAAACAATGCTGGACACACAGTAGAAGTAGGAGATAAGTCATACAAGCTTCATCTAATACCATCTGGAATTATTAATGAAGATTGTCTATGTATAATAGGTGATGGAGTAGTTATAGACCCTAAGGCTTTTATAGATGAAACTGAATATCTAGAAAGAGAAGGGCTAAGAGTTACACCAAGTAAACTTGCTATAAGCGATAGATCACATATAATTATGCCATACCATAAGGTTTTAGATGGAATAAGCGAAGAGAAAAGAGGAAGTCAAAGTATAGGTACTACTAAAAAAGGCATAGGACCTTGTTATATGGATAAACATGAAAGAAGCGGGATTAGGGTTTGTGACCTATTAAAACCTGAAGTTTTTAAGGAAAAGTTAAAGGCATCTCTTGAAATAAAAAATAGCATAATCAAAAATATCTATGGTGGAGAAGAGCTAGACTTTAATGAAATATATAATACATATATGGAATATGCTAAGATTTTGGTTCCATTTGTACGTGATACTACAGTTGAAGTCTACAAAGGAATTAAGAGCGGCAAGAAGGTTCTATTTGAAGGTGCTCAAGGAACACTTCTTGATGTAGATTATGGAACATACCCATATGTTACATCCTCCCACCCAATTTCAGGTGGAGTATGTGTAGGAGCAGGTGTTGGTCCTACTGCTATTAAGTCAGCAGTAGGGGTTTGTAAGGCTTACACAACAAGAGTTGGAGAAGGGCCATTCCCAACAGAGTTATTAGATGAAATGGGTGAGCATATTAGAGAAAAAGGATTTGAATATGGAACAACCACAGGAAGAAGTAGAAGATGTGGGTGGCTTGACCTTATAATTCTACAATACGCAGTTCGTATATCATCACTAACAAGCCTTGCAATAACAAAGCTTGATACATTGGCAGGGATTGATACCCTTAAAGTATGTGTAGGGTATGAGCTAAATGGAACTATGATAGACTACTTCCCAGCATCACTTGAGGACCTTGCACAGTGTAAGCCTGTTTATAAGGAATTCAAGGGATGGGATTCATCAGTTGCTAAGGCTAAAAGTTATAATGAACTTCCTAAAAATGCAAAGATTTATCTTAAATTCATAGAAGAGTTTACAGGATGCAAGATTTCAATTGTATCTGTAGGACCAAATAGAGAAGAGACTATATTAGTAGATGAGAGTCTATAA
- a CDS encoding SDR family oxidoreductase translates to MNFPTSFPAQVQERHPGIESEMNPRPIFKANGYNVIGEKLKNKIAVITGGDSGIGRAVAYAFSKHGAKVNILYFDEDVDALETKSIIESEGGECNLYKGDIANEQYCISVIDEIGKKYGNIDILVNNSAVQYSKNSIDQIDTDQMLRTFEVNVFANFYLSKASLKYMTSGASIINTSSVTAFHGHKTLIDYSSTKGAITSLTRSLSMNLADKGIRVNAVAPGPIWTPLIPSSFTLEEVSTFGSQTPMKRAGQPVEVAGAYVFLASDEASFITGQTIHINGGEIVNA, encoded by the coding sequence ATGAATTTCCCGACAAGTTTTCCAGCGCAAGTACAAGAAAGACACCCTGGAATTGAAAGTGAAATGAATCCAAGACCTATTTTTAAGGCTAATGGATATAACGTTATTGGAGAAAAGCTAAAGAATAAGATAGCTGTTATCACAGGTGGAGATAGTGGAATAGGTAGAGCAGTTGCATATGCTTTTTCAAAGCACGGAGCAAAGGTTAATATACTATATTTTGATGAGGATGTAGATGCTCTAGAAACTAAAAGTATAATAGAATCTGAGGGTGGAGAATGTAATCTATATAAAGGTGATATAGCAAATGAACAATACTGCATAAGTGTTATTGATGAAATAGGAAAAAAGTATGGCAATATAGATATACTAGTTAATAATTCTGCGGTTCAATATTCTAAGAATTCCATAGACCAAATAGATACAGATCAGATGCTAAGAACATTTGAGGTAAATGTATTTGCTAATTTCTACCTATCTAAGGCATCACTTAAGTATATGACTAGTGGGGCTTCAATAATTAATACATCATCTGTCACAGCTTTCCATGGTCATAAGACATTAATTGATTATTCATCTACTAAAGGTGCTATTACTAGTCTTACAAGGTCTTTATCTATGAATCTTGCAGATAAAGGTATAAGAGTAAATGCAGTTGCACCTGGACCAATATGGACACCTCTAATCCCATCTAGCTTTACATTAGAAGAGGTAAGTACATTTGGATCACAAACCCCGATGAAAAGAGCAGGTCAGCCAGTTGAAGTGGCAGGAGCGTACGTATTTTTAGCATCAGATGAAGCTTCATTTATAACTGGTCAAACAATACATATAAATGGTGGAGAGATAGTTAACGCCTAA
- a CDS encoding anti-sigma-I factor RsgI family protein: MNTRFKSALNQIKAEDALVKKTELYLKDALQKEQNTKTFKFIKWNIFPMGKKLVLATCMAILLVCGSSMTYAYYKTPTSYLSIDINPSIELGVNGFGKVVKAKSFNDDGNKILHGLKVTGLNVKKAVNTVLLSAIHNNYIEVNGSTVVSFTSETDNKNTSIKLQAESETGATEALRKTLKTAIIHKENVPLSLHDEAKAYNITPGKLNLIKKLQALDSSATIEKYKDESVKSIMNNIKVLKSKSTVITKAEDPLYDKAKKTNSGSSNNTTSKLSDNNTTTNTVAKTQSDAEKKTITKLEKTKSSNNKNNKSNSKKSNGNGKSNPNSYSNANNNGNGNGKHNKNSNSNSNANNKGNKKNK, encoded by the coding sequence ATGAATACGCGTTTTAAATCTGCGTTAAACCAAATTAAAGCTGAAGATGCCTTAGTAAAGAAAACTGAATTATATTTAAAAGACGCGCTACAAAAAGAACAAAATACTAAAACATTCAAGTTTATAAAGTGGAACATATTTCCCATGGGAAAAAAACTTGTACTTGCTACTTGTATGGCTATTTTACTTGTTTGTGGAAGTAGCATGACATATGCCTACTATAAAACACCAACATCATATCTTAGTATAGACATTAATCCAAGCATTGAGCTTGGTGTAAACGGATTTGGCAAAGTCGTAAAGGCTAAAAGCTTTAATGATGATGGTAATAAGATATTACATGGTCTAAAGGTAACAGGACTTAATGTAAAGAAGGCTGTTAATACAGTTCTCTTATCTGCTATACACAATAATTATATAGAAGTTAATGGCTCAACAGTTGTTTCTTTTACATCAGAAACAGATAATAAAAACACCTCTATAAAACTTCAAGCAGAATCAGAAACTGGAGCAACAGAAGCTTTAAGGAAAACTTTGAAAACTGCAATTATACATAAAGAAAATGTTCCTCTTTCTCTTCATGATGAGGCAAAAGCATATAATATTACTCCTGGAAAGCTTAACTTAATAAAAAAACTTCAAGCCCTTGATTCAAGCGCTACCATAGAGAAGTACAAAGATGAAAGTGTAAAAAGTATAATGAACAACATAAAGGTTCTAAAAAGCAAAAGTACTGTAATTACTAAAGCCGAGGATCCTTTATATGATAAAGCTAAGAAAACTAATAGTGGTTCATCAAATAACACTACTAGTAAACTAAGTGATAATAATACTACTACTAATACAGTAGCTAAAACACAAAGTGATGCTGAGAAAAAGACAATAACTAAACTTGAAAAAACGAAATCATCAAATAATAAAAATAATAAATCTAATAGTAAGAAGAGTAATGGTAATGGTAAAAGTAATCCTAATAGTTATAGTAATGCTAATAATAACGGCAATGGTAATGGAAAACATAATAAAAATAGCAATTCCAATAGTAATGCTAATAACAAAGGTAATAAAAAAAATAAGTAA
- a CDS encoding RNA polymerase sigma factor, translating into MESTAFEINDIIEIALTKYSDMVRRICFLYLNNSTDVDDIFQEVFLKMLQRKTPFESDKHEKAWLIRVTINKCKDTLKSFWRKNIDSIEGIDIPFEDKSENELMQIVLSIPQKYKDVIYLHYYEGYTVPEMAKLLKKRENTIYSQLHRARLIIRQKLGGKEHEYAF; encoded by the coding sequence ATGGAGTCAACAGCGTTTGAAATAAACGACATAATAGAAATAGCGCTAACTAAGTATTCAGACATGGTGCGTAGAATTTGCTTTTTATATCTAAACAACAGTACAGATGTTGATGATATATTTCAAGAAGTATTCCTAAAGATGTTACAAAGGAAAACCCCCTTTGAAAGTGATAAACATGAGAAAGCGTGGCTAATAAGGGTAACGATTAATAAGTGCAAAGATACCTTAAAAAGCTTTTGGAGAAAAAATATAGACTCTATTGAGGGTATAGACATACCCTTTGAAGATAAATCTGAAAATGAGCTTATGCAGATAGTTTTATCAATTCCACAAAAATATAAGGACGTTATCTATCTACATTATTATGAAGGGTACACTGTACCTGAAATGGCGAAGTTACTAAAAAAAAGAGAAAACACAATATATTCTCAATTACATAGGGCAAGACTAATTATTAGACAAAAATTAGGGGGTAAGGAACATGAATACGCGTTTTAA